A single window of Pungitius pungitius chromosome 20, fPunPun2.1, whole genome shotgun sequence DNA harbors:
- the myt1la gene encoding myelin transcription factor 1-like, a isoform X9 produces MEVNAARKRHRTRSKGVRAAVEAATQELFSCPTPGCDGSGHVSGKYARHRSVYGCPLAKKRKALEKQPLEPAAKRRPFLPPCNGGEEEQPGAYARYHGRAPEAGPEGKEQGEVVEEDEEEEEAEREGDEDGEDEFSEDNEEQEGEEEEEDEEEEVDVGRAGVTVGGERAEEEEEEEEEEEEEEGMYEEEEEVEDGDDEEDEGEEDEEEEEEEPRRQHENHFKPAGQSKLLLIQKDDNNNHHNHHSCTAGAGNGTGEDYENYDELVAKSLLNLGKIAEDAAYQALTESEMNSNSSNSGGEDEDDEEYGGGRKGELSVDLDSDVVRETVDSLKLLAQGHGAMLPEDGYPDGAMLGDAGHHANGRPGARAPADESEEEVCLSSLECLRNQCFDLARKLSETQACDRPGLHALHHQLQIPADHQVVHHLNRYDSCQQSAQEEHRSLERSYSDMVNLMKLEEQLSPGSRGYPTSCSQEGDEDTTSVASDRSDETFDMAKGNLSLLEKAIALESERAKVMRERVASEHSLPRREHHHHHHHHHHRGHGEHSSRLSCAGEERKSRMHHDGLKRAYYPKDSSRGDKKESKCPTPGCDGTGHVTGLYPHHRSLSGCPHKDRVPPEILAMYENVLKCPTPGCSGRGHVNSNRNSHRSLSGCPIAAADKMAKVHEKSIPTESGSKTNQTSDRVLRPMCFVKQLEIPQYGYKNNVPTSTPRSNLAKELEKYSKTSYDYGGYDGQHAAAYGKRGLASKLPPGRDPSPRGYDAKRYCKTSSPASSTTSSYAPSSSSSLSCGGGGAGGGGGGGGGSSASSTCSKSSFDYTHDMEAAHMAATAILNLSTRCRELPHALGGKPQDLLTQISAVHLSPVGDLDDGGPLDVGGQPGGPEGSGTVLTPLQPMSPQRQALLSSRCYQLSEADCWDLPVDYTKIKRLGGEEEHKEADQLDPFQELLEEQRYPTEAPTPSPKHHKYPACKEGKKELLTLSSCQLADKNIRGMMATNSQDLRCPTPGCDGSGHITGNYASHRSLSGCPRAKKSGIKILHSKEDKDDQEPIKCPVPGCDGQGHVTGKYASHRSASGCPLAAKRQKDNYVNGSQFVWKSGKTDGMSCPTPGCDGSGHVSGSFLTHRSLSGCPRATSAMKKARMSGVEMLTIKQRASKGIENDEEIKQLDEEIKDLNESNTQVESDMIKLRTQITTMETNLKSIEEENKVIEQQNDSLLHELANLSQSLINSLANIQLPHMKPAAQKEAPVKHSCCVQMPHREPMNEQNFDTYVSTLTDMYTHQDQYQSPENKALLENIKQAVQGIQV; encoded by the exons CTCCCGCCCTGcaacgggggggaggaggagcagcccgGCGCCTACGCCCGATACCACGGCCGAGCCCCGGAGGCCGGGCCGGAAGGGAAGGAGCAGGGCGAGGtagtggaggaggacgaggaggaagaggaggcggagagggAAGGCGATGAAGACGGGGAGGACGAGTTCTCGGAGGAcaacgaggagcaggagggggaggaagaggaggaggatgaagaggaggaggtagatGTGGGGAGAGCGGGTGTGACAGTGGGAGGAGAGcgggcggaggaagaggaggaagaggaggaggaggaggaagaggaggaggggatgtacgaggaggaagaagaagtggaggatggtgatgatgaggaggatgaaggcgaggaagacgaggaggaggaagaggaggagccacGTCGTCAGCATG AGAACCACTTCAAACCCGCCGGACAATCAAAGCTGCTCCTCATCCAGaaggacgacaacaacaaccaccacaaccaccacaGCTGCACCGCCGGCGCCGGCAACGGCACCGGGGAGGACTACGAGAACTACGACGAGCTGGTCGCCAAGTCGCTGCTCAACCTGGGCAAGATCGCGGAGGACGCCGCCTACCAGGCGCTGACCGAGTCCGAGATGAACAGCAACTCGTCCAACAGCGgcggggaggacgaggacgacgaggagtaCGGCGGCGGCCGCAAGGGCGAGCTGAGCGTGGACCTGGACAGCGACGTGGTCCGGGAGACGGTGGACTCCCTGAAGCTGCTGGCGCAGGGACACGGCGCCATGCTGCCCGAGGACGGCTACCCGGACGGCGCCATGCTGGGCGACGCCGGCCACCACGCCAACGGGAGGCCCGGCGCGAGGGCCCCGGCGGacgagagcgaggaggaggtgtgCCTCAGCAGCCTGGAGTGTCTGCGGAACCAGTGCTTCGATCTGGCCCGCAAGCTGAGCGAGACGCAGGCGTGCGACCGCCCGGGCCTCCACGCGCTGCACCACCAGCTCCAGATCCCAGCCGACCACCAGGTGGTGCACCACCTCAACAG GTACGACAGCTGCCAGCAGAGCGCCCAGGAGGAGCACCGGTCCCTGGAGCGCAGCTACTCCGACATGGTGAACCTGatgaagctggaggagcagctgagcccGGGCTCCAGAGGTTACCCCACCAGCTGCAGCCAGGAGGGCGACGAGGACACCACGTCGGTGGCCTCCGACCGCTCGGACGAGACCTTCGACATGGCCAAGGGGAACCTGTCGCTGCTGGAGAAGGCCATCGCCCTGGAGTCGGAGAGGGCGAAGGTCATGAGGGAGCGCGTCGCCTCGGAGCACTCGCTGCCCCGCCGggagcaccaccaccaccaccaccaccaccaccaccgaggCCACGGCGAGCACAGCTCCCGCCTGAGCTGCGCCGGCGAGGAGCGCAAGTCCAGGATGCACCACGACGGGCTGAAGAGGGCGTACTACCCGAAAG aCTCTTCCCGGGGGGACAAGAAGGAGAGCAAGTGTCCGACGCCGGGCTGCGACGGCACCGGCCACGTGACGGGTCTCTACCCGCACCACCGCAGCCTGTCCGGCTGTCCCCACAAAGACCGCGTCCCTCCCGAGA TCCTTGCCATGTATGAGAATGTTTTAAAGTGCCCCACACCCGGCTGCTCTGGACGGGGTCATGTCAATAGCAACCGGAACTCGCACCGCAG tcTGTCCGGCTGTCCCATCGCTGCAGCAGACAAGATGGCGAAGGTCCACGAGAAAAGCATCCCGACTGAGAGCGGCAGTAAGACCAATCAGACGTCAGACCGCGTGCTCAG gccGATGTGCTTCGTGAAGCAGCTGGAGATCCCTCAGTACGGCTACAAGAACAACGTCCCCACCAGCACCCCGCGCTCCAACCTGGCCAAAGAGCTGGAGAAGTACTCCAAGACCAGCTACGACTACGGCGGCTACGACGGGCAGCACGCCGCCGCCTACGGGAAGCGCGGCCTCGCCTCCAAGCTGCCCCCCGGCCGGGACCCCTCCCCCAGGGGCTACGACG CTAAGCGCTACTGTAAGACGTCGAGCCCggccagcagcaccaccagcagctacgcccccagcagcagcagcagcctgagctgtggaggaggcggcgctggaggaggaggaggaggaggaggaggaagcagcgcCAGCAGCACCTGCAGTAAGAGCAGCTTCGACTACACCCACGACATGGAGGCGGCCCACATGGCGGCCACGGCCATCCTCAACCTGTCGACCAGGTGCAGGGAGCTCCCCCACGCGCTGGGGGGGAAACCCCAAGACCTGCTGACTcag ATCTCAGCAGTCCACTTG agcccCGTGGGCGACCTGGATGACGGGGGCCCGCTGGACGTGGGGGGCCAGCCCGGCGGGCCGGAGGGCAGCGGGACGGTGCTGACCCCCCTGCAGCCCATGTCCCCCCAGCGCCAGGCCCTGCTGAGCAGCCGCTGCTACCAGCTGAGCGAGGCCGACTGCTGGGACCTGCCGGTGGACTACACCAAGATCAAACGCCTggggggcgaggaggagcaCAAGGAG GCCGACCAGCTGGACCCCttccaggagctgctggaggagcagcgCTACCCAACCGAGGCCCCCACGCCCAGCCCCAAGCACCACAAGTACCCGGCCTGCAAGGAGGGCAAGAAGGAGCTCCTCAC GCTGTCCAGCTGCCAGCTGGCCGACAAGAACATCCGCGGGATGATGGCGACCAACTCTCAGGACCTCAG GTGTCCGACCCCCGGCTGCGATGGATCTGGACACATCACGGGAAACTACGCCTCCCACAGGAG TCTCTCCGGCTGTCCCCGAGCCAAGAAGAGCGGCATCAAGATCCTCCACAGCAAAGAGGACAAGGACGACCAGGAGCCAATCAA GTGTCCGGTGCCGGGCTGTGACGGACAGGGTCACGTGACGGGGAAGTACGCCTCCCACCGCAGCGCGTCGGGCTGCCCCCTGGCGGCGAAGCGCCAGAAGGACAACTACGTCAACGGCTCGCAGTTCGTGTGGAAGTCGGGGAAGACGGACGGCATGAGCTGCCCGACGCCCGGCTGCGACGGCTCGGGACACGTCAGCGGCAGCTTCCTGACCCACCGGAG CCTCTCCGGGTGTCCCCGGGCCACCTCGGCCATGAAGAAGGCCAGGATGAGCGGCGTGGAAATGCTGACGATCAAGCAGAGGGCGAGCAAAG GCATCGAAAACGATGAAGAGATCAAACAGCTGGACgaagaaatcaaagatctgAACGAGTCCAACACTCAAGTGGAGTCCGACATGATCAAACTGAGGACACAA ATCACCACCATGGAGACCAACCTGAAGTCCATCGAGGAGGAGAACAAGGTGATCGAGCAGCAGAACGACTCGCTGCTGCACGAGCTGGCGAACCTCAGCCAGTCGCTCATCAACAGCTTGGCCAACATCCAGCTTCCACACATG AAACCTGCAGCACAGAAAGAGGCCCCAGTAAAGCATAGCTGCTGTGTACAGATGCCTCACAGA GAGCCGATGAACGAGCAGAACTTTGACACGTATGTGAGTACACTGACTGACATGTACACCCACCAGGACCAGTACCAGAGCCCGGAGAACAAGGCGCTGCTGGAGAACATCAAACAGGCCGTTCAGGGGATCCAGGTTTAG
- the myt1la gene encoding myelin transcription factor 1-like, a isoform X7, whose protein sequence is MEVNAARKRHRTRSKGVRAAVEAATQELFSCPTPGCDGSGHVSGKYARHRSVYGCPLAKKRKALEKQPLEPAAKRRPFLPPCNGGEEEQPGAYARYHGRAPEAGPEGKEQGEVVEEDEEEEEAEREGDEDGEDEFSEDNEEQEGEEEEEDEEEEVDVGRAGVTVGGERAEEEEEEEEEEEEEEGMYEEEEEVEDGDDEEDEGEEDEEEEEEEPRRQHAENHFKPAGQSKLLLIQKDDNNNHHNHHSCTAGAGNGTGEDYENYDELVAKSLLNLGKIAEDAAYQALTESEMNSNSSNSGGEDEDDEEYGGGRKGELSVDLDSDVVRETVDSLKLLAQGHGAMLPEDGYPDGAMLGDAGHHANGRPGARAPADESEEEVCLSSLECLRNQCFDLARKLSETQACDRPGLHALHHQLQIPADHQVVHHLNRYDSCQQSAQEEHRSLERSYSDMVNLMKLEEQLSPGSRGYPTSCSQEGDEDTTSVASDRSDETFDMAKGNLSLLEKAIALESERAKVMRERVASEHSLPRREHHHHHHHHHHRGHGEHSSRLSCAGEERKSRMHHDGLKRAYYPKDSSRGDKKESKCPTPGCDGTGHVTGLYPHHRSLSGCPHKDRVPPEILAMYENVLKCPTPGCSGRGHVNSNRNSHRSLSGCPIAAADKMAKVHEKSIPTESGSKTNQTSDRVLRPMCFVKQLEIPQYGYKNNVPTSTPRSNLAKELEKYSKTSYDYGGYDGQHAAAYGKRGLASKLPPGRDPSPRGYDAKRYCKTSSPASSTTSSYAPSSSSSLSCGGGGAGGGGGGGGGSSASSTCSKSSFDYTHDMEAAHMAATAILNLSTRCRELPHALGGKPQDLLTQISAVHLSPVGDLDDGGPLDVGGQPGGPEGSGTVLTPLQPMSPQRQALLSSRCYQLSEADCWDLPVDYTKIKRLGGEEEHKESAYFSSLHQADQLDPFQELLEEQRYPTEAPTPSPKHHKYPACKEGKKELLTLSSCQLADKNIRGMMATNSQDLRCPTPGCDGSGHITGNYASHRSLSGCPRAKKSGIKILHSKEDKDDQEPIKCPVPGCDGQGHVTGKYASHRSASGCPLAAKRQKDNYVNGSQFVWKSGKTDGMSCPTPGCDGSGHVSGSFLTHRSLSGCPRATSAMKKARMSGVEMLTIKQRASKGIENDEEIKQLDEEIKDLNESNTQVESDMIKLRTQITTMETNLKSIEEENKVIEQQNDSLLHELANLSQSLINSLANIQLPHMEPMNEQNFDTYVSTLTDMYTHQDQYQSPENKALLENIKQAVQGIQV, encoded by the exons CTCCCGCCCTGcaacgggggggaggaggagcagcccgGCGCCTACGCCCGATACCACGGCCGAGCCCCGGAGGCCGGGCCGGAAGGGAAGGAGCAGGGCGAGGtagtggaggaggacgaggaggaagaggaggcggagagggAAGGCGATGAAGACGGGGAGGACGAGTTCTCGGAGGAcaacgaggagcaggagggggaggaagaggaggaggatgaagaggaggaggtagatGTGGGGAGAGCGGGTGTGACAGTGGGAGGAGAGcgggcggaggaagaggaggaagaggaggaggaggaggaagaggaggaggggatgtacgaggaggaagaagaagtggaggatggtgatgatgaggaggatgaaggcgaggaagacgaggaggaggaagaggaggagccacGTCGTCAGCATG CAGAGAACCACTTCAAACCCGCCGGACAATCAAAGCTGCTCCTCATCCAGaaggacgacaacaacaaccaccacaaccaccacaGCTGCACCGCCGGCGCCGGCAACGGCACCGGGGAGGACTACGAGAACTACGACGAGCTGGTCGCCAAGTCGCTGCTCAACCTGGGCAAGATCGCGGAGGACGCCGCCTACCAGGCGCTGACCGAGTCCGAGATGAACAGCAACTCGTCCAACAGCGgcggggaggacgaggacgacgaggagtaCGGCGGCGGCCGCAAGGGCGAGCTGAGCGTGGACCTGGACAGCGACGTGGTCCGGGAGACGGTGGACTCCCTGAAGCTGCTGGCGCAGGGACACGGCGCCATGCTGCCCGAGGACGGCTACCCGGACGGCGCCATGCTGGGCGACGCCGGCCACCACGCCAACGGGAGGCCCGGCGCGAGGGCCCCGGCGGacgagagcgaggaggaggtgtgCCTCAGCAGCCTGGAGTGTCTGCGGAACCAGTGCTTCGATCTGGCCCGCAAGCTGAGCGAGACGCAGGCGTGCGACCGCCCGGGCCTCCACGCGCTGCACCACCAGCTCCAGATCCCAGCCGACCACCAGGTGGTGCACCACCTCAACAG GTACGACAGCTGCCAGCAGAGCGCCCAGGAGGAGCACCGGTCCCTGGAGCGCAGCTACTCCGACATGGTGAACCTGatgaagctggaggagcagctgagcccGGGCTCCAGAGGTTACCCCACCAGCTGCAGCCAGGAGGGCGACGAGGACACCACGTCGGTGGCCTCCGACCGCTCGGACGAGACCTTCGACATGGCCAAGGGGAACCTGTCGCTGCTGGAGAAGGCCATCGCCCTGGAGTCGGAGAGGGCGAAGGTCATGAGGGAGCGCGTCGCCTCGGAGCACTCGCTGCCCCGCCGggagcaccaccaccaccaccaccaccaccaccaccgaggCCACGGCGAGCACAGCTCCCGCCTGAGCTGCGCCGGCGAGGAGCGCAAGTCCAGGATGCACCACGACGGGCTGAAGAGGGCGTACTACCCGAAAG aCTCTTCCCGGGGGGACAAGAAGGAGAGCAAGTGTCCGACGCCGGGCTGCGACGGCACCGGCCACGTGACGGGTCTCTACCCGCACCACCGCAGCCTGTCCGGCTGTCCCCACAAAGACCGCGTCCCTCCCGAGA TCCTTGCCATGTATGAGAATGTTTTAAAGTGCCCCACACCCGGCTGCTCTGGACGGGGTCATGTCAATAGCAACCGGAACTCGCACCGCAG tcTGTCCGGCTGTCCCATCGCTGCAGCAGACAAGATGGCGAAGGTCCACGAGAAAAGCATCCCGACTGAGAGCGGCAGTAAGACCAATCAGACGTCAGACCGCGTGCTCAG gccGATGTGCTTCGTGAAGCAGCTGGAGATCCCTCAGTACGGCTACAAGAACAACGTCCCCACCAGCACCCCGCGCTCCAACCTGGCCAAAGAGCTGGAGAAGTACTCCAAGACCAGCTACGACTACGGCGGCTACGACGGGCAGCACGCCGCCGCCTACGGGAAGCGCGGCCTCGCCTCCAAGCTGCCCCCCGGCCGGGACCCCTCCCCCAGGGGCTACGACG CTAAGCGCTACTGTAAGACGTCGAGCCCggccagcagcaccaccagcagctacgcccccagcagcagcagcagcctgagctgtggaggaggcggcgctggaggaggaggaggaggaggaggaggaagcagcgcCAGCAGCACCTGCAGTAAGAGCAGCTTCGACTACACCCACGACATGGAGGCGGCCCACATGGCGGCCACGGCCATCCTCAACCTGTCGACCAGGTGCAGGGAGCTCCCCCACGCGCTGGGGGGGAAACCCCAAGACCTGCTGACTcag ATCTCAGCAGTCCACTTG agcccCGTGGGCGACCTGGATGACGGGGGCCCGCTGGACGTGGGGGGCCAGCCCGGCGGGCCGGAGGGCAGCGGGACGGTGCTGACCCCCCTGCAGCCCATGTCCCCCCAGCGCCAGGCCCTGCTGAGCAGCCGCTGCTACCAGCTGAGCGAGGCCGACTGCTGGGACCTGCCGGTGGACTACACCAAGATCAAACGCCTggggggcgaggaggagcaCAAGGAG TCTGCGTACTTCTCGTCCCTGCACCAGGCCGACCAGCTGGACCCCttccaggagctgctggaggagcagcgCTACCCAACCGAGGCCCCCACGCCCAGCCCCAAGCACCACAAGTACCCGGCCTGCAAGGAGGGCAAGAAGGAGCTCCTCAC GCTGTCCAGCTGCCAGCTGGCCGACAAGAACATCCGCGGGATGATGGCGACCAACTCTCAGGACCTCAG GTGTCCGACCCCCGGCTGCGATGGATCTGGACACATCACGGGAAACTACGCCTCCCACAGGAG TCTCTCCGGCTGTCCCCGAGCCAAGAAGAGCGGCATCAAGATCCTCCACAGCAAAGAGGACAAGGACGACCAGGAGCCAATCAA GTGTCCGGTGCCGGGCTGTGACGGACAGGGTCACGTGACGGGGAAGTACGCCTCCCACCGCAGCGCGTCGGGCTGCCCCCTGGCGGCGAAGCGCCAGAAGGACAACTACGTCAACGGCTCGCAGTTCGTGTGGAAGTCGGGGAAGACGGACGGCATGAGCTGCCCGACGCCCGGCTGCGACGGCTCGGGACACGTCAGCGGCAGCTTCCTGACCCACCGGAG CCTCTCCGGGTGTCCCCGGGCCACCTCGGCCATGAAGAAGGCCAGGATGAGCGGCGTGGAAATGCTGACGATCAAGCAGAGGGCGAGCAAAG GCATCGAAAACGATGAAGAGATCAAACAGCTGGACgaagaaatcaaagatctgAACGAGTCCAACACTCAAGTGGAGTCCGACATGATCAAACTGAGGACACAA ATCACCACCATGGAGACCAACCTGAAGTCCATCGAGGAGGAGAACAAGGTGATCGAGCAGCAGAACGACTCGCTGCTGCACGAGCTGGCGAACCTCAGCCAGTCGCTCATCAACAGCTTGGCCAACATCCAGCTTCCACACATG GAGCCGATGAACGAGCAGAACTTTGACACGTATGTGAGTACACTGACTGACATGTACACCCACCAGGACCAGTACCAGAGCCCGGAGAACAAGGCGCTGCTGGAGAACATCAAACAGGCCGTTCAGGGGATCCAGGTTTAG
- the myt1la gene encoding myelin transcription factor 1-like, a isoform X4, with protein MEVNAARKRHRTRSKGVRAAVEAATQELFSCPTPGCDGSGHVSGKYARHRSVYGCPLAKKRKALEKQPLEPAAKRRPFLPPCNGGEEEQPGAYARYHGRAPEAGPEGKEQGEVVEEDEEEEEAEREGDEDGEDEFSEDNEEQEGEEEEEDEEEEVDVGRAGVTVGGERAEEEEEEEEEEEEEEGMYEEEEEVEDGDDEEDEGEEDEEEEEEEPRRQHAENHFKPAGQSKLLLIQKDDNNNHHNHHSCTAGAGNGTGEDYENYDELVAKSLLNLGKIAEDAAYQALTESEMNSNSSNSGGEDEDDEEYGGGRKGELSVDLDSDVVRETVDSLKLLAQGHGAMLPEDGYPDGAMLGDAGHHANGRPGARAPADESEEEVCLSSLECLRNQCFDLARKLSETQACDRPGLHALHHQLQIPADHQVVHHLNRYDSCQQSAQEEHRSLERSYSDMVNLMKLEEQLSPGSRGYPTSCSQEGDEDTTSVASDRSDETFDMAKGNLSLLEKAIALESERAKVMRERVASEHSLPRREHHHHHHHHHHRGHGEHSSRLSCAGEERKSRMHHDGLKRAYYPKDSSRGDKKESKCPTPGCDGTGHVTGLYPHHRSLSGCPHKDRVPPEILAMYENVLKCPTPGCSGRGHVNSNRNSHRSLSGCPIAAADKMAKVHEKSIPTESGSKTNQTSDRVLRPMCFVKQLEIPQYGYKNNVPTSTPRSNLAKELEKYSKTSYDYGGYDGQHAAAYGKRGLASKLPPGRDPSPRGYDAKRYCKTSSPASSTTSSYAPSSSSSLSCGGGGAGGGGGGGGGSSASSTCSKSSFDYTHDMEAAHMAATAILNLSTRCRELPHALGGKPQDLLTQISAVHLSPVGDLDDGGPLDVGGQPGGPEGSGTVLTPLQPMSPQRQALLSSRCYQLSEADCWDLPVDYTKIKRLGGEEEHKEADQLDPFQELLEEQRYPTEAPTPSPKHHKYPACKEGKKELLTLSSCQLADKNIRGMMATNSQDLRCPTPGCDGSGHITGNYASHRSLSGCPRAKKSGIKILHSKEDKDDQEPIKCPVPGCDGQGHVTGKYASHRSASGCPLAAKRQKDNYVNGSQFVWKSGKTDGMSCPTPGCDGSGHVSGSFLTHRSLSGCPRATSAMKKARMSGVEMLTIKQRASKGIENDEEIKQLDEEIKDLNESNTQVESDMIKLRTQQITTMETNLKSIEEENKVIEQQNDSLLHELANLSQSLINSLANIQLPHMKPAAQKEAPVKHSCCVQMPHREPMNEQNFDTYVSTLTDMYTHQDQYQSPENKALLENIKQAVQGIQV; from the exons CTCCCGCCCTGcaacgggggggaggaggagcagcccgGCGCCTACGCCCGATACCACGGCCGAGCCCCGGAGGCCGGGCCGGAAGGGAAGGAGCAGGGCGAGGtagtggaggaggacgaggaggaagaggaggcggagagggAAGGCGATGAAGACGGGGAGGACGAGTTCTCGGAGGAcaacgaggagcaggagggggaggaagaggaggaggatgaagaggaggaggtagatGTGGGGAGAGCGGGTGTGACAGTGGGAGGAGAGcgggcggaggaagaggaggaagaggaggaggaggaggaagaggaggaggggatgtacgaggaggaagaagaagtggaggatggtgatgatgaggaggatgaaggcgaggaagacgaggaggaggaagaggaggagccacGTCGTCAGCATG CAGAGAACCACTTCAAACCCGCCGGACAATCAAAGCTGCTCCTCATCCAGaaggacgacaacaacaaccaccacaaccaccacaGCTGCACCGCCGGCGCCGGCAACGGCACCGGGGAGGACTACGAGAACTACGACGAGCTGGTCGCCAAGTCGCTGCTCAACCTGGGCAAGATCGCGGAGGACGCCGCCTACCAGGCGCTGACCGAGTCCGAGATGAACAGCAACTCGTCCAACAGCGgcggggaggacgaggacgacgaggagtaCGGCGGCGGCCGCAAGGGCGAGCTGAGCGTGGACCTGGACAGCGACGTGGTCCGGGAGACGGTGGACTCCCTGAAGCTGCTGGCGCAGGGACACGGCGCCATGCTGCCCGAGGACGGCTACCCGGACGGCGCCATGCTGGGCGACGCCGGCCACCACGCCAACGGGAGGCCCGGCGCGAGGGCCCCGGCGGacgagagcgaggaggaggtgtgCCTCAGCAGCCTGGAGTGTCTGCGGAACCAGTGCTTCGATCTGGCCCGCAAGCTGAGCGAGACGCAGGCGTGCGACCGCCCGGGCCTCCACGCGCTGCACCACCAGCTCCAGATCCCAGCCGACCACCAGGTGGTGCACCACCTCAACAG GTACGACAGCTGCCAGCAGAGCGCCCAGGAGGAGCACCGGTCCCTGGAGCGCAGCTACTCCGACATGGTGAACCTGatgaagctggaggagcagctgagcccGGGCTCCAGAGGTTACCCCACCAGCTGCAGCCAGGAGGGCGACGAGGACACCACGTCGGTGGCCTCCGACCGCTCGGACGAGACCTTCGACATGGCCAAGGGGAACCTGTCGCTGCTGGAGAAGGCCATCGCCCTGGAGTCGGAGAGGGCGAAGGTCATGAGGGAGCGCGTCGCCTCGGAGCACTCGCTGCCCCGCCGggagcaccaccaccaccaccaccaccaccaccaccgaggCCACGGCGAGCACAGCTCCCGCCTGAGCTGCGCCGGCGAGGAGCGCAAGTCCAGGATGCACCACGACGGGCTGAAGAGGGCGTACTACCCGAAAG aCTCTTCCCGGGGGGACAAGAAGGAGAGCAAGTGTCCGACGCCGGGCTGCGACGGCACCGGCCACGTGACGGGTCTCTACCCGCACCACCGCAGCCTGTCCGGCTGTCCCCACAAAGACCGCGTCCCTCCCGAGA TCCTTGCCATGTATGAGAATGTTTTAAAGTGCCCCACACCCGGCTGCTCTGGACGGGGTCATGTCAATAGCAACCGGAACTCGCACCGCAG tcTGTCCGGCTGTCCCATCGCTGCAGCAGACAAGATGGCGAAGGTCCACGAGAAAAGCATCCCGACTGAGAGCGGCAGTAAGACCAATCAGACGTCAGACCGCGTGCTCAG gccGATGTGCTTCGTGAAGCAGCTGGAGATCCCTCAGTACGGCTACAAGAACAACGTCCCCACCAGCACCCCGCGCTCCAACCTGGCCAAAGAGCTGGAGAAGTACTCCAAGACCAGCTACGACTACGGCGGCTACGACGGGCAGCACGCCGCCGCCTACGGGAAGCGCGGCCTCGCCTCCAAGCTGCCCCCCGGCCGGGACCCCTCCCCCAGGGGCTACGACG CTAAGCGCTACTGTAAGACGTCGAGCCCggccagcagcaccaccagcagctacgcccccagcagcagcagcagcctgagctgtggaggaggcggcgctggaggaggaggaggaggaggaggaggaagcagcgcCAGCAGCACCTGCAGTAAGAGCAGCTTCGACTACACCCACGACATGGAGGCGGCCCACATGGCGGCCACGGCCATCCTCAACCTGTCGACCAGGTGCAGGGAGCTCCCCCACGCGCTGGGGGGGAAACCCCAAGACCTGCTGACTcag ATCTCAGCAGTCCACTTG agcccCGTGGGCGACCTGGATGACGGGGGCCCGCTGGACGTGGGGGGCCAGCCCGGCGGGCCGGAGGGCAGCGGGACGGTGCTGACCCCCCTGCAGCCCATGTCCCCCCAGCGCCAGGCCCTGCTGAGCAGCCGCTGCTACCAGCTGAGCGAGGCCGACTGCTGGGACCTGCCGGTGGACTACACCAAGATCAAACGCCTggggggcgaggaggagcaCAAGGAG GCCGACCAGCTGGACCCCttccaggagctgctggaggagcagcgCTACCCAACCGAGGCCCCCACGCCCAGCCCCAAGCACCACAAGTACCCGGCCTGCAAGGAGGGCAAGAAGGAGCTCCTCAC GCTGTCCAGCTGCCAGCTGGCCGACAAGAACATCCGCGGGATGATGGCGACCAACTCTCAGGACCTCAG GTGTCCGACCCCCGGCTGCGATGGATCTGGACACATCACGGGAAACTACGCCTCCCACAGGAG TCTCTCCGGCTGTCCCCGAGCCAAGAAGAGCGGCATCAAGATCCTCCACAGCAAAGAGGACAAGGACGACCAGGAGCCAATCAA GTGTCCGGTGCCGGGCTGTGACGGACAGGGTCACGTGACGGGGAAGTACGCCTCCCACCGCAGCGCGTCGGGCTGCCCCCTGGCGGCGAAGCGCCAGAAGGACAACTACGTCAACGGCTCGCAGTTCGTGTGGAAGTCGGGGAAGACGGACGGCATGAGCTGCCCGACGCCCGGCTGCGACGGCTCGGGACACGTCAGCGGCAGCTTCCTGACCCACCGGAG CCTCTCCGGGTGTCCCCGGGCCACCTCGGCCATGAAGAAGGCCAGGATGAGCGGCGTGGAAATGCTGACGATCAAGCAGAGGGCGAGCAAAG GCATCGAAAACGATGAAGAGATCAAACAGCTGGACgaagaaatcaaagatctgAACGAGTCCAACACTCAAGTGGAGTCCGACATGATCAAACTGAGGACACAA CAGATCACCACCATGGAGACCAACCTGAAGTCCATCGAGGAGGAGAACAAGGTGATCGAGCAGCAGAACGACTCGCTGCTGCACGAGCTGGCGAACCTCAGCCAGTCGCTCATCAACAGCTTGGCCAACATCCAGCTTCCACACATG AAACCTGCAGCACAGAAAGAGGCCCCAGTAAAGCATAGCTGCTGTGTACAGATGCCTCACAGA GAGCCGATGAACGAGCAGAACTTTGACACGTATGTGAGTACACTGACTGACATGTACACCCACCAGGACCAGTACCAGAGCCCGGAGAACAAGGCGCTGCTGGAGAACATCAAACAGGCCGTTCAGGGGATCCAGGTTTAG